In Cupriavidus taiwanensis, the following proteins share a genomic window:
- a CDS encoding type IV pilin protein, protein MRCRGRPLHGFTLIEVMITVAVIAILAAVAIPNYSRYVVRSNRAAIESFMLEVAGAQERFLVDNRAYAADLGALGMSVPAGLATRYDVTVTPGAAPPPRYSIVATPKGSQLSDTGCGTLTLTSAGAKSASGAGTDCWN, encoded by the coding sequence ATGCGATGCCGGGGCAGGCCGCTGCATGGCTTCACGCTGATCGAAGTGATGATCACCGTGGCGGTCATCGCCATTCTTGCCGCCGTCGCCATTCCCAACTACAGCCGTTACGTCGTGCGCTCCAACCGCGCGGCGATCGAGTCCTTCATGCTGGAGGTCGCGGGCGCGCAGGAGCGCTTCCTGGTCGACAACCGCGCCTATGCCGCCGACCTCGGGGCGCTCGGCATGTCGGTGCCCGCCGGCCTGGCCACGCGCTACGACGTCACGGTGACACCGGGCGCGGCGCCGCCGCCGCGCTACAGCATCGTCGCCACGCCCAAGGGCAGCCAGCTCAGCGACACCGGTTGCGGCACGCTGACGCTGACCAGCGCCGGCGCCAAGTCCGCGTCGGGCGCAGGCACCGACTGCTGGAACTGA
- the pilV gene encoding type IV pilus modification protein PilV, with the protein MTRIAMTCIAISRRRLPARRAQAGFLLIEVLVAVVILLVALLGTAGLVARSGQTEMESYQRVQALALLQDMAARLNANRQVAACYANGAAGMQLGSAAAPPAACTQGSAAQNATANADLQAWNAALLGSAEMRPGASAVDPAQAVGAMIGARGCIETVDAVNQVYRITVAWQGLATTGAPALGCGKDQYGNDAYRRAVSTQIRIGTLGTVS; encoded by the coding sequence ATGACGCGCATCGCCATGACGTGCATCGCCATATCGCGGCGGCGCCTGCCGGCGCGCCGCGCGCAGGCGGGCTTCCTGCTGATCGAAGTGCTGGTGGCGGTGGTGATCCTGCTGGTCGCGCTGCTGGGCACCGCCGGACTGGTGGCGCGCTCGGGCCAGACCGAGATGGAGTCCTACCAGCGCGTGCAGGCGCTGGCGCTGCTGCAGGACATGGCCGCGCGCCTGAACGCCAACCGCCAGGTGGCAGCGTGCTATGCCAACGGCGCCGCCGGCATGCAGCTGGGCAGCGCGGCCGCGCCGCCCGCCGCATGCACACAGGGCAGCGCCGCGCAGAACGCCACCGCCAACGCCGACCTGCAGGCCTGGAACGCGGCCTTGCTCGGCAGCGCCGAGATGCGCCCGGGCGCCAGCGCAGTCGATCCCGCGCAAGCGGTGGGGGCAATGATCGGCGCGCGCGGCTGCATCGAGACCGTCGACGCGGTCAACCAGGTCTACCGCATCACCGTGGCGTGGCAGGGGCTGGCCACCACCGGCGCGCCGGCGCTTGGCTGCGGCAAGGACCAGTACGGCAACGACGCCTATCGCCGCGCGGTCAGCACGCAGATCCGCATCGGCACCCTCGGGACCGTGTCATGA
- a CDS encoding PilW family protein — protein sequence MTAPHFSVPSSRARARAARLRRQRGISLVELMIGITIGLVLLTALASLYYANSLSRTEFAKSAEQVENGRYALEQIRREVELAGFFGVGNIARGNKAAEPALCATDPAALGFSFTAETVPLALTGYAPGVVAPCLPDLAPTSEVLVVRRVSTTPVVAPAPGSAYLQVSACSQDAQNFVFDASGAAAFALRTKACDAAQPAELRRAMVRIFYLAGCDRCSNGGDGIPTLKMAELVNGAFQSRSVAQGVQDMHVQYGVDQDSNGSADCYVTDPRANNSAVCTAVPGYDWGVVINNLANVTTVRVHLLARTLKPSGGHTDKRTYEIGRAVASGPFNDGYKRHVYAQVARLVNVAGLREQ from the coding sequence ATGACCGCGCCGCATTTTTCCGTGCCTTCATCCCGCGCCCGCGCCCGCGCCGCGCGCCTGCGCCGCCAGCGCGGCATCTCGCTGGTCGAGCTGATGATCGGCATCACCATCGGCCTGGTGCTGCTGACCGCGCTGGCCAGCCTGTATTACGCCAACAGCCTGTCGCGCACCGAGTTCGCCAAATCGGCCGAACAGGTGGAGAACGGGCGCTATGCGCTGGAGCAGATCCGGCGCGAGGTGGAGCTGGCGGGGTTCTTTGGGGTGGGCAATATCGCGCGCGGCAACAAGGCCGCGGAGCCGGCGCTGTGCGCGACCGACCCGGCTGCTTTGGGCTTCTCGTTCACCGCCGAAACCGTGCCGTTGGCACTGACCGGCTATGCGCCCGGCGTGGTGGCCCCGTGCCTGCCGGATCTGGCGCCAACCTCGGAGGTGCTGGTGGTGCGGCGCGTCTCGACCACACCGGTGGTGGCGCCCGCGCCCGGATCGGCTTACCTGCAGGTCTCGGCCTGTTCGCAGGACGCGCAGAACTTCGTCTTCGACGCGAGCGGCGCGGCGGCCTTCGCGCTGCGCACCAAGGCCTGTGATGCGGCACAGCCGGCCGAATTGCGCCGGGCCATGGTGCGCATCTTTTACCTGGCCGGCTGCGACCGTTGCAGCAACGGCGGCGACGGCATTCCCACGCTGAAGATGGCCGAGCTGGTCAACGGCGCGTTCCAGTCGCGCTCGGTGGCGCAGGGCGTGCAGGACATGCATGTGCAGTACGGGGTGGACCAGGACAGTAACGGCTCGGCTGACTGCTATGTGACCGATCCGCGCGCCAACAACAGCGCCGTGTGCACCGCGGTGCCGGGTTATGACTGGGGCGTGGTGATCAACAACCTGGCCAATGTCACCACCGTGCGCGTGCACTTGCTGGCGCGCACGCTGAAGCCTTCCGGCGGCCATACCGACAAACGCACCTACGAAATCGGCCGCGCGGTGGCCTCGGGTCCGTTCAACGACGGCTACAAGCGCCACGTCTACGCCCAGGTGGCGCGGCTGGTCAACGTGGCCGGCCTGCGAGAGCAATGA
- a CDS encoding collagen-like protein produces the protein MQQIDLKRAALPLACLAILLAGCGGGGGDSTSAGAGPAASVPGPAGADGKTMLSGTNAPTADMGSDGDFYLNVSSSTLYGPKAGGEWPAGVSLIGPQGVAGAPGATLLHGGADPTAADGAVGSFYLNTTTSTLFGPKTAEGWPAGISVVGLTGPVGPAGPAGADGAPGPAGEKGEQGEQGEKGDKGDPGEPGTGATVYTANFAVTAPPGGVGTYVMTGTGLTLQSSDPYFGAVMPVACEGGFTLTAILAGQVPAKAAYTVTAHRVASGTALDHVDVLPITDASQCVLDNSERTCSTPATTPVAANDVVQVQVSGNNSFNWGGGLYVNLSCKSGN, from the coding sequence ATGCAACAGATCGACCTGAAACGCGCGGCGCTTCCGCTCGCCTGCCTTGCCATCCTGCTCGCGGGCTGCGGCGGCGGCGGTGGCGATTCCACCAGCGCCGGGGCCGGCCCGGCCGCCAGCGTGCCCGGTCCCGCCGGCGCCGACGGCAAGACCATGCTGTCCGGCACCAATGCGCCCACCGCGGACATGGGCAGCGATGGCGATTTCTACCTCAATGTCTCGAGCTCGACGCTGTACGGCCCGAAGGCCGGCGGCGAGTGGCCCGCCGGCGTGTCGCTGATCGGCCCGCAAGGCGTGGCCGGGGCGCCGGGCGCCACGCTGCTGCATGGCGGGGCCGATCCGACCGCGGCGGACGGCGCGGTGGGCAGCTTCTACCTGAATACCACCACCAGCACGCTGTTCGGGCCGAAGACCGCGGAAGGGTGGCCGGCGGGGATCTCGGTGGTCGGCCTGACCGGCCCGGTCGGACCCGCGGGCCCTGCAGGTGCCGACGGTGCGCCCGGTCCGGCCGGAGAGAAAGGCGAGCAAGGCGAGCAAGGCGAGAAGGGAGACAAGGGCGACCCCGGCGAGCCCGGCACGGGCGCCACCGTCTACACCGCCAACTTCGCCGTCACGGCGCCGCCGGGCGGCGTCGGCACCTATGTCATGACCGGTACCGGGCTGACGCTGCAGAGCAGCGACCCGTACTTCGGCGCGGTGATGCCGGTGGCCTGCGAGGGCGGCTTTACCCTGACCGCGATCCTGGCGGGCCAGGTACCCGCCAAGGCGGCGTACACCGTCACGGCGCACCGTGTCGCCAGCGGCACGGCGCTGGACCACGTCGACGTGCTGCCCATCACCGACGCGTCGCAATGCGTGCTCGACAACAGCGAGCGCACCTGCTCGACACCGGCAACCACGCCGGTGGCCGCCAACGACGTGGTCCAGGTCCAGGTCAGCGGCAACAACAGCTTCAACTGGGGCGGCGGGCTGTACGTGAACCTGTCGTGCAAGTCCGGTAACTGA
- a CDS encoding RcnB family protein produces MKTKKAMPVLLLAASVLAAPFAMAQGGARSKPMTDPMAASAPAAQSSPYMQVQQWKKGDRLPTEFRDRQYVIDDYKQYNLPAPRKGTRWVGIGAEYYLVAPNGVIQQVGSGS; encoded by the coding sequence ATGAAGACCAAGAAAGCGATGCCAGTGTTGTTGCTGGCGGCAAGCGTGCTGGCGGCGCCGTTTGCGATGGCGCAGGGCGGTGCCAGGTCCAAGCCGATGACCGATCCCATGGCGGCGTCCGCGCCGGCGGCGCAGAGCTCGCCGTATATGCAGGTGCAGCAGTGGAAGAAGGGCGACCGGCTCCCCACCGAGTTTCGGGACCGCCAGTATGTGATCGACGACTACAAGCAGTACAACCTGCCCGCGCCGCGCAAGGGTACGCGCTGGGTCGGGATTGGCGCCGAGTATTACCTGGTGGCGCCCAACGGCGTGATCCAGCAGGTCGGATCAGGCTCCTGA
- a CDS encoding MurR/RpiR family transcriptional regulator, with the protein MSSDPPASTRPGTPPPTSPPAPPHDLEALLELLRRGFPNLSTQFQGGARYLLDHPQDVPVLSMRKIAASAGVQPATLVRLSQHLGFEGWQAMRELFVDALRGGTQPYARRARKVVRESSASRMLGEMLEAQHHNLDRIATSNEKTLPQAAELLSHAACVHVAGFRSCFPIAFTFHYVYRLFRSTVHLIRADAGTLEMELRGLAPRDAVVVVSFAPYSQESIRVAEAARECGCKVIALTDSTVAPIALAADCTLLFSVESPSFFPSITAGVAVVEALVEQLLARKGKGAIRALEQAEGELHRTGAYVTPGHG; encoded by the coding sequence ATGTCGTCCGATCCCCCCGCCTCTACCCGGCCCGGGACACCACCGCCCACATCGCCACCAGCGCCGCCCCACGACCTGGAGGCATTGCTGGAATTGCTGCGCCGCGGCTTTCCCAACCTCAGCACGCAATTCCAGGGCGGTGCGCGCTACCTGCTCGACCATCCGCAGGACGTGCCGGTGCTGTCGATGCGCAAGATCGCGGCCAGCGCCGGGGTCCAGCCCGCCACCCTGGTGCGGCTGTCGCAGCATCTGGGCTTCGAGGGCTGGCAGGCCATGCGCGAGCTGTTTGTCGATGCACTGCGCGGCGGCACCCAGCCGTATGCGCGGCGCGCGCGCAAGGTGGTGCGCGAAAGCAGTGCCAGCCGCATGCTGGGCGAGATGCTCGAGGCACAGCACCACAACCTGGACCGGATCGCCACCAGCAACGAGAAGACGCTGCCGCAAGCCGCCGAGCTGCTGTCGCACGCGGCCTGCGTGCATGTGGCGGGCTTCCGCTCATGCTTCCCGATCGCGTTCACCTTCCACTATGTCTACCGGCTGTTCCGCAGCACCGTGCACCTGATCCGCGCCGATGCCGGCACGCTGGAGATGGAGCTGCGCGGGCTGGCGCCCAGGGATGCGGTGGTGGTGGTCAGCTTCGCCCCTTATTCGCAGGAGAGCATCCGCGTGGCCGAGGCCGCGCGCGAGTGCGGCTGCAAGGTGATCGCGCTGACCGACAGCACGGTCGCGCCGATCGCGCTGGCCGCGGACTGCACGCTGCTGTTCTCGGTCGAAAGCCCGTCGTTCTTTCCGTCGATCACGGCCGGCGTGGCCGTGGTCGAGGCGTTGGTCGAACAACTGCTGGCGCGCAAGGGCAAGGGCGCCATCCGCGCGCTGGAGCAGGCCGAGGGCGAGCTGCATCGCACCGGGGCGTATGTGACGCCCGGGCACGGCTGA
- a CDS encoding ion channel — protein sequence METSAEHYSLALLCAAVLTVTVVGIHYEALRLLSAMHPRRWSGRMNIGVLIVCIILVHCLEALVFAAGFWFADRVLGLGGLAGVAVPGVEAARAQPDALLYAYFALETFTTQSLGDIVPVGASRLIASIEPLVGLILIGWSTSFTYVMMRRDWELEREEGGEGGEHRRG from the coding sequence ATGGAAACCTCCGCCGAACATTATTCGCTGGCCCTGCTGTGCGCCGCCGTGCTGACCGTGACGGTGGTCGGCATCCATTACGAGGCGCTGCGCCTGTTGTCGGCGATGCATCCGCGGCGCTGGAGCGGGCGCATGAATATCGGCGTGCTGATCGTCTGCATCATCCTGGTCCATTGCCTCGAGGCGCTGGTGTTCGCCGCTGGCTTCTGGTTTGCCGACCGCGTGCTGGGGCTGGGCGGGCTGGCCGGCGTGGCGGTGCCCGGGGTCGAGGCCGCACGCGCGCAGCCGGATGCGCTGCTCTACGCCTACTTCGCGCTGGAAACCTTCACCACCCAGAGCCTGGGCGATATCGTGCCGGTGGGCGCGAGCCGCCTGATCGCCAGTATCGAGCCGCTGGTCGGGCTGATCCTGATCGGCTGGTCCACCTCGTTCACCTACGTCATGATGCGCCGCGACTGGGAACTGGAGCGCGAGGAGGGCGGCGAGGGCGGCGAGCATCGCCGCGGCTAG
- a CDS encoding pilus assembly PilX family protein, translating to MTKSTGGALRRSQSGVTLVVTLVFMVMFLMIAVAMVNSGLINVKVASNQQHSAEARDVAQQAIEQVISDDFTKAPVAVDVPVDVTGDGTADYVAQVAVPTCVTSKPVAKVIDPEKHPEDAECTLGSSTGNGNLVVGPGGANVVSSLCNDTQWDVAATVNDANTGTVATVHQGVAVRTLYGSTCP from the coding sequence ATGACCAAGTCAACCGGCGGCGCGCTGCGCCGCAGTCAATCCGGGGTCACGCTGGTGGTGACGCTGGTGTTCATGGTGATGTTCCTGATGATCGCGGTGGCCATGGTCAATTCCGGACTGATCAACGTCAAAGTGGCATCCAACCAGCAGCACAGCGCCGAGGCGCGCGACGTGGCGCAGCAGGCGATCGAGCAGGTGATCAGCGACGACTTCACCAAGGCGCCGGTGGCGGTGGACGTGCCAGTCGACGTGACGGGCGACGGCACCGCGGATTACGTGGCGCAGGTGGCCGTGCCGACCTGCGTGACCAGCAAGCCGGTAGCCAAGGTGATCGATCCGGAGAAGCATCCCGAGGATGCCGAATGCACGCTCGGCAGCAGTACCGGCAACGGCAATCTCGTGGTGGGCCCGGGCGGCGCCAACGTGGTCAGCTCGCTTTGCAACGATACGCAGTGGGATGTCGCCGCCACAGTCAATGACGCCAACACCGGCACGGTCGCGACGGTGCACCAGGGCGTGGCCGTGCGCACGCTGTATGGCTCCACGTGCCCCTGA
- a CDS encoding GspH/FimT family protein, whose translation MRPNLSRANDRRRRARRGFTLIELLCALSVLAILAVAAAPSFAALIASQRVRSASLDLAAALVLARSEAVKRNATVSLAPAGAAWTAGWTVSAGAETVRSFGPYGGLTITPSAAGGLVLGNDGRLTGAAMTFEFAPGGDTSATTRVCVQVSETGRIASTNGACT comes from the coding sequence ATGCGGCCCAATCTTTCCCGCGCCAATGATCGCCGGCGGCGCGCACGCCGCGGCTTTACGCTGATCGAGCTGCTGTGCGCGTTGTCGGTGCTGGCGATCCTGGCGGTCGCGGCGGCGCCTTCCTTCGCCGCGCTGATCGCCAGCCAGCGCGTGCGCAGCGCCTCGCTCGACCTGGCCGCGGCGCTGGTGCTGGCGCGCAGCGAAGCGGTCAAGCGCAATGCCACGGTCTCGCTGGCACCGGCGGGCGCCGCCTGGACGGCAGGGTGGACGGTGAGCGCGGGCGCCGAGACGGTACGTTCGTTCGGGCCCTATGGCGGGCTGACCATCACGCCCAGTGCGGCCGGCGGCCTGGTGCTTGGCAACGACGGCCGGCTGACCGGCGCGGCGATGACGTTCGAGTTCGCGCCCGGCGGCGATACCTCGGCCACCACGCGCGTGTGCGTGCAGGTCAGCGAGACCGGCCGCATCGCCTCCACCAACGGAGCCTGCACATGA